One part of the Brevundimonas subvibrioides ATCC 15264 genome encodes these proteins:
- a CDS encoding response regulator — protein MFAADAKTLSRIEPVVRRVLIADPNMASARLLLDIMKSLGAREVVTESDENRVMDHAREMEPGLIFTERSGARLDGEQLARRIRRSNLACRRAPIIMMTADATASSIKGARDSGIHEFLRKPFTSADLFKRVENVALKPRDWIEAVGYVGPDRRRFNSGEYAGPQKRTADKPATAAQAAVAVKDQAFRILAASLAQFDNDPMQAARAVKQQAETLKALAMKTSDARLAVAAAGLEGYLAQGAPTKAGLAAPISAILALAPPETLARAG, from the coding sequence GTGTTCGCTGCTGACGCCAAGACCTTGAGCCGGATCGAGCCCGTGGTGCGCCGCGTGCTGATCGCCGATCCGAACATGGCCTCCGCTCGCCTGCTGCTGGACATCATGAAGAGCCTGGGGGCTCGCGAGGTCGTGACCGAGTCCGACGAGAACCGGGTGATGGACCACGCGCGCGAAATGGAACCGGGTCTCATCTTCACCGAGCGCAGCGGCGCGCGACTGGACGGCGAGCAGCTGGCGAGGCGGATCCGCCGCTCGAACCTGGCCTGTCGCCGGGCGCCGATCATCATGATGACGGCCGATGCCACCGCCAGCTCGATCAAGGGCGCGCGCGATTCCGGTATTCACGAGTTTCTGCGCAAGCCCTTCACCAGCGCCGACCTGTTCAAGCGGGTCGAGAACGTGGCGCTGAAGCCGCGCGACTGGATCGAGGCGGTGGGCTATGTCGGGCCGGACCGGCGCCGATTCAACTCGGGCGAATATGCGGGACCCCAGAAGCGGACGGCGGACAAGCCGGCGACGGCGGCCCAGGCGGCTGTCGCCGTGAAGGACCAGGCATTTCGCATTCTGGCAGCGTCGCTGGCCCAGTTCGACAACGACCCGATGCAGGCGGCCAGGGCTGTCAAGCAGCAGGCCGAGACGCTCAAGGCGCTGGCCATGAAGACGTCGGACGCGCGCCTCGCGGTCGCGGCCGCCGGACTCGAAGGCTATCTGGCGCAAGGGGCCCCGACCAAGGCCGGTCTCGCCGCGCCGATCAGCGCGATCCTGGCGCTGGCCCCGCCCGAGACGCTGGCCCGGGCGGGTTAG
- a CDS encoding alkaline phosphatase D family protein, which produces MAIDRRKVLRLLGVGAGASGYAATGASAMAGGQAETVTFDHGVASGDPSETSVLLWTRVGTERPSLDLDWQVAEHEGFETIVARGTTTTSAARDHTVKVIAGGLKPGRDYFYRFVSDGGQTSPVGRTRTLPAASSVAPVVLAVASCSLHPNGLFNAYDAIANMERLDAVVHLGDYIYEYGAGENDYGMANGRRLNRIPEPAHEILTLADYRARHAQYKADPDLQAAHARAPWIVVFDDHETANDSYDGGAENNEAGEADWSTRKAVALQAYFEWMPIREPEAGKGLAEATERSFRFGRAASLHMVETRLLARTKQLDYAADFYVPGADGKPTPDRDAFFARLNDPERRLLGDRQLSWIERDAKAAVDAGCAWQLIGNQVVMARVKGPNIGAMVPAETIEAAISTLAPGIQTRVRQIVALFGQDVPFNLDAWDGYPAERERLYAALKRAGARPVVLAGDSHTFWVDALKDASGAKAGIEFGTTGVTSPSPAGFLGLPEAQLAQVMAAQNEEVEYVDFGPRGYIALTLTPETVRAELIGVSTIDSKPYTTTVVRRYEVRAEGRGQFGDLVQV; this is translated from the coding sequence ATGGCCATTGATCGCCGTAAAGTCCTTCGTCTGCTGGGCGTCGGAGCGGGGGCTTCCGGCTATGCCGCGACCGGCGCGTCGGCCATGGCGGGCGGCCAGGCCGAGACCGTCACCTTCGACCACGGCGTGGCCTCGGGGGACCCGTCCGAAACCTCGGTGCTGTTGTGGACGCGGGTCGGAACGGAGCGGCCGTCCCTGGATCTGGACTGGCAGGTCGCCGAGCACGAGGGATTTGAAACGATCGTCGCGCGCGGCACGACGACCACGTCGGCGGCGCGAGACCACACGGTCAAGGTGATTGCCGGGGGGCTGAAGCCCGGCCGGGACTATTTCTATCGGTTCGTGTCGGACGGCGGCCAAACCTCGCCGGTCGGTCGAACGCGGACCCTGCCGGCCGCATCATCGGTCGCCCCGGTTGTGTTGGCGGTGGCGTCCTGCTCCCTGCATCCCAACGGCCTGTTCAACGCCTATGACGCCATAGCGAACATGGAACGTCTGGATGCCGTCGTGCACCTGGGCGACTACATCTACGAATATGGTGCGGGCGAGAACGACTACGGCATGGCTAACGGCCGCAGGCTGAACCGTATCCCCGAGCCCGCCCACGAAATCCTGACCCTGGCCGACTACCGGGCCCGTCACGCCCAGTACAAGGCCGACCCGGACCTGCAGGCCGCCCATGCGCGGGCACCGTGGATCGTGGTTTTTGACGATCACGAGACCGCAAACGACAGCTATGACGGCGGGGCCGAAAACAACGAGGCAGGCGAGGCCGACTGGTCGACGCGCAAGGCCGTCGCGCTTCAGGCCTATTTCGAATGGATGCCGATCCGCGAACCCGAGGCCGGCAAGGGCCTGGCCGAGGCGACGGAACGCAGCTTCCGCTTCGGGCGCGCAGCCTCGCTGCACATGGTGGAGACGCGCCTGCTGGCCCGCACAAAACAGCTGGATTACGCGGCCGACTTCTATGTGCCGGGCGCGGACGGCAAGCCGACCCCGGACCGCGACGCCTTCTTCGCCAGGTTGAACGACCCCGAGCGACGTCTGCTGGGCGACCGACAGCTGAGCTGGATCGAGCGTGACGCCAAGGCCGCTGTCGATGCGGGCTGCGCCTGGCAGTTGATCGGCAATCAGGTCGTGATGGCGCGGGTCAAGGGCCCCAACATCGGCGCGATGGTCCCGGCAGAGACCATCGAGGCGGCGATCTCCACCCTGGCTCCCGGCATCCAGACAAGGGTACGCCAGATCGTCGCCCTGTTTGGTCAGGACGTGCCCTTCAATCTGGACGCCTGGGATGGCTATCCGGCCGAGCGCGAGCGGCTGTATGCCGCCCTGAAGCGGGCAGGGGCACGCCCGGTGGTTCTGGCCGGTGACAGCCACACCTTCTGGGTCGATGCGCTGAAGGATGCGTCAGGGGCCAAGGCCGGGATCGAGTTCGGCACGACGGGCGTGACCAGCCCCAGTCCCGCCGGTTTCCTGGGACTGCCCGAGGCCCAGCTGGCTCAGGTCATGGCGGCCCAGAACGAAGAGGTCGAGTACGTCGATTTCGGACCGCGCGGCTATATCGCCCTGACCCTGACGCCCGAAACCGTCCGGGCGGAACTGATCGGCGTCTCGACGATCGATTCCAAGCCCTACACGACCACGGTGGTGCGCCGGTACGAGGTCCGGGCCGAGGGCCGGGGCCAGTTCGGCGATCTGGTCCAGGTCTGA
- a CDS encoding phosphoserine transaminase, producing the protein MDKPSVKPERPWFSAGPTAKRPGWSSEGLPQNLLGRGIRAPEVVERFAHGLRLTKAVLEVPEDWVLAYLPGSDTGAVEAAMWSMLGQRPVQVMAFENFGKQWAVDAKDHLKLDDLELLEAPWGELPDLGRVDPDKDLVFPWNGTTSGVRVPNADFISKDRTGLAICDATSAAFAMPIDYSRLDVVTFSFQKALGGEAGIGVAALSPRAVERLDSYVPPRPVPKVLRLRDGKGFDRALATGSMINTFSLWTLEDWIDALEWAERVGGLTELIRRTDANAAALQAWVERTDWIESLAVDPATRSTTSVCLKIVDPRVTALDEAGRQAFVKRMKGLLEAEGAAFDVESHRNAPAGLRLWCGCTVETADVVAATPWLDWAFKAAAAEL; encoded by the coding sequence GTGGACAAGCCGAGTGTGAAGCCCGAGCGGCCGTGGTTCTCGGCCGGGCCGACGGCCAAGCGGCCGGGCTGGTCGTCTGAAGGGCTGCCCCAGAACCTGCTGGGGCGCGGGATCCGCGCGCCGGAGGTGGTCGAGCGGTTCGCGCATGGCCTGCGCCTGACCAAGGCCGTGCTGGAAGTGCCCGAGGACTGGGTGCTGGCCTACCTGCCGGGGTCGGACACGGGCGCCGTCGAAGCCGCGATGTGGTCGATGCTGGGTCAGCGGCCGGTCCAGGTCATGGCCTTCGAGAACTTCGGCAAGCAATGGGCGGTCGACGCGAAGGACCATCTGAAGCTGGACGACCTTGAGCTGCTGGAAGCGCCGTGGGGCGAGCTGCCGGACCTGGGCCGGGTCGATCCGGACAAGGACCTGGTGTTTCCGTGGAACGGCACGACGTCGGGCGTGCGGGTGCCGAACGCGGACTTCATCTCGAAGGACCGGACGGGACTGGCGATCTGCGACGCGACCTCGGCGGCGTTCGCCATGCCGATCGACTATTCACGGCTGGATGTGGTGACCTTCAGCTTCCAGAAGGCGCTGGGCGGAGAGGCCGGGATCGGCGTGGCGGCCTTGTCGCCGCGGGCGGTCGAGCGGCTCGACAGCTATGTCCCCCCCCGACCCGTGCCCAAGGTGCTGCGGCTGCGGGACGGCAAGGGGTTCGACCGGGCTCTGGCCACGGGGTCGATGATCAACACCTTCTCGCTGTGGACGCTCGAGGACTGGATCGACGCGCTGGAGTGGGCTGAACGTGTCGGTGGCCTGACCGAGCTGATCCGGCGCACCGACGCCAATGCCGCGGCGCTGCAGGCCTGGGTCGAGCGGACGGACTGGATCGAAAGCCTGGCGGTCGACCCGGCGACACGGTCGACGACGTCGGTCTGCCTGAAGATCGTCGACCCCCGCGTCACCGCGTTGGACGAGGCCGGGCGGCAGGCCTTCGTGAAGCGGATGAAGGGGCTGCTGGAGGCCGAGGGCGCGGCGTTCGACGTCGAGAGCCATCGGAACGCGCCGGCGGGGCTGCGGCTGTGGTGCGGCTGCACGGTCGAGACTGCGGACGTGGTGGCCGCGACGCCGTGGCTGGACTGGGCGTTCAAGGCGGCGGCCGCAGAGCTGTGA
- a CDS encoding TonB-dependent receptor: MIVKNSKSGLLAFASLLTLSTAAPAMAQATDQDPTNLAEIIVTAQKREQSSQEVPIALTAYSGEFLKEIGVQEFEELSLFVPGFEVQNQSPNNPGFVIRGITSDSGEATNEPRVSVFQDGVSISRSRGSYIELFDNERIEIAKGPQSTLYGRGALIGAVNVVQNKAQLDELGGNAEAEVGNYGYYMMGGAVNVPLGEGLALRLAGRVKERDGFVENLLGGEDFNSTDTLAFRAALRGQLGPRLTADVIVNVQFDDPSGTSFKSLTYAPTNPDTGAVIGDLGRNSGAALTTAAGFEDDQPLGLDRSVYGVTGLLNFEINDAFSLSSITAFRQFDGTEVFDPDGFSLPVLVFAETAKAEMASQELRLNYDNGGTITAFAGASYFWEKGSQSVPLRTNERLFALLNSGGLPRPNGLSMPFVNGIPTLAPLKTNHTETYTNYGETKAIDLFADATWAVTDRLELTAGVRFTSEDKESGYGAQLNNGGSVAGGSTSTVARGLIIQPTLNGLAQYQSLEDDGVTYRAVARYELADTLNVYASYATGRRPKVLSVAGPTAPRGNVRFTELPAEEVESLEIGAKGEFFGRTLTIEGSAYDYNYSNFQTTGRNGVQFITINAGEASSYGYEGQGSWRPSDMFTAFATYAYNHSRFDSGAFEGNRFRLSPDHSYSVGARVSAKALGGEFAATPTYTWQSKVFFDNNNDRTDLQSADRIVDEFQDAYGLMNLRLTYTPDNANWQVSAFGSNLLDEEYIKDAGNTGDAFGIATFIAGEPRYYGVGFSVSY, translated from the coding sequence ATGATCGTCAAGAACTCGAAATCCGGTTTGCTGGCCTTCGCCAGCCTTCTGACCCTCTCAACCGCGGCTCCTGCCATGGCGCAGGCCACCGATCAGGACCCTACCAATCTGGCCGAGATCATCGTGACCGCCCAGAAGCGCGAGCAGTCGTCGCAAGAGGTGCCGATCGCCCTGACCGCCTATTCGGGCGAGTTCCTGAAGGAAATCGGGGTTCAGGAGTTCGAGGAACTGTCGCTGTTCGTCCCCGGCTTCGAGGTTCAGAACCAGTCGCCCAACAACCCCGGCTTCGTGATCCGAGGCATCACTTCGGATTCGGGCGAGGCTACGAACGAGCCGCGCGTGTCGGTCTTTCAGGACGGCGTATCGATCTCGCGTTCGCGCGGCTCCTACATCGAGCTTTTCGACAATGAACGGATCGAGATTGCGAAGGGCCCTCAATCGACCCTGTACGGCCGTGGCGCCCTGATCGGCGCGGTCAACGTCGTGCAGAACAAGGCGCAGCTGGATGAGCTCGGCGGGAACGCTGAAGCCGAGGTCGGCAACTACGGCTACTACATGATGGGCGGAGCGGTGAACGTACCGCTGGGCGAGGGCCTGGCGCTGCGGCTGGCCGGCCGCGTCAAAGAGCGCGACGGCTTTGTCGAGAACCTGCTGGGCGGTGAGGACTTCAACTCCACGGACACGCTGGCGTTTCGCGCCGCCTTACGGGGACAGCTGGGACCCCGTCTGACGGCCGACGTCATCGTCAACGTGCAGTTCGACGACCCAAGCGGCACGTCGTTCAAATCTCTGACCTACGCTCCGACCAATCCCGATACGGGTGCGGTGATCGGCGACCTGGGACGCAATTCGGGAGCGGCGCTGACAACGGCGGCCGGTTTCGAGGACGACCAGCCGCTGGGACTGGACCGTTCGGTCTATGGCGTGACCGGGCTGCTGAATTTTGAGATCAACGACGCTTTCAGCCTGTCGTCGATCACGGCCTTCCGCCAGTTCGACGGGACTGAGGTGTTCGATCCCGACGGCTTCTCCCTGCCGGTTCTGGTCTTCGCCGAAACGGCCAAGGCCGAGATGGCCAGCCAGGAACTGCGCCTGAACTACGATAACGGCGGCACGATCACGGCCTTCGCCGGTGCCAGCTATTTCTGGGAAAAAGGTTCGCAGAGCGTGCCGCTGCGGACCAATGAGCGGCTGTTCGCCTTGCTCAATAGCGGTGGCCTGCCGCGGCCGAATGGTCTGTCGATGCCGTTCGTCAACGGAATCCCCACCCTGGCACCGCTCAAGACGAACCACACCGAGACCTACACAAACTACGGTGAGACCAAGGCGATCGACCTCTTTGCCGACGCCACGTGGGCTGTGACCGACCGGCTGGAGCTGACGGCCGGTGTGCGGTTCACGAGCGAGGACAAGGAATCCGGATACGGAGCCCAGTTGAACAACGGTGGCTCGGTGGCCGGCGGAAGCACGTCCACGGTTGCGCGGGGCCTGATCATCCAGCCCACTCTCAACGGGCTGGCCCAGTACCAGTCGCTCGAGGACGACGGTGTGACCTATCGCGCCGTGGCCCGCTATGAGCTGGCCGATACGCTGAACGTCTATGCGTCCTATGCGACGGGGCGTCGGCCGAAGGTTCTGTCGGTGGCCGGCCCTACGGCACCTCGGGGCAATGTCCGGTTCACTGAACTGCCCGCCGAGGAAGTCGAGAGCCTGGAGATCGGAGCCAAGGGCGAGTTCTTCGGTCGTACCCTCACAATCGAGGGCTCGGCCTACGACTACAACTACTCCAACTTCCAGACCACGGGCCGCAACGGCGTGCAGTTTATCACCATCAATGCGGGTGAAGCCTCGTCCTACGGCTATGAAGGTCAGGGCTCCTGGCGGCCGAGCGACATGTTCACCGCCTTCGCCACCTATGCCTACAACCACTCGCGGTTCGACAGCGGGGCGTTTGAGGGCAACCGGTTCCGGCTCTCGCCCGATCACTCCTATTCGGTCGGTGCCCGGGTATCGGCCAAGGCTCTCGGAGGCGAGTTCGCGGCAACCCCGACCTATACGTGGCAGTCCAAGGTCTTCTTCGACAACAACAACGACCGCACCGATCTGCAGAGCGCGGACCGGATCGTTGACGAGTTCCAGGACGCCTATGGTCTGATGAACCTGCGCCTGACCTACACGCCGGACAATGCGAACTGGCAGGTATCGGCCTTCGGATCGAACCTTCTGGACGAAGAGTACATCAAGGACGCCGGGAATACGGGCGATGCGTTCGGTATCGCCACCTTCATCGCCGGTGAGCCGCGCTACTACGGCGTTGGCTTCTCCGTCAGCTACTGA
- a CDS encoding adenylosuccinate synthase, whose translation MANVAVVGAQWGDEGKGKIVDWLSNRADMVVRFQGGHNAGHTLVVDGKVYKLALLPSGVVQGKPSIIGNGVVVDPWHLVGEIEKIEAQGVSINPDILTIADNACLILPIHPALDVAREAAANAVGARIGTTGRGIGPAYEDKVGRRAIRVCDLANADDLRVKIDRLRSHHDPLRAGLGLDPIDPEALLAQLLEIAPKILPYVKPAWRVLDQAQKAGKRVLFEGAQGAFLDVDHGTYPYVTSSNTVAGQAAAGSGIGPRGVGYVLGIVKAYTTRVGEGPFACELSDEVGVHLATVGREVGVNTGRARRCGWFDAVLVRQSVAINGIDGIALTKLDVLDGLKTLKICVGYRVGDEVLDYLPSSLHAQAAAEPVFEELEGWSETTAGARSFKDLNANAIKYVRRIEELIGAPVALLSTSPERDDTIMIRDPFLG comes from the coding sequence TTGGCGAACGTGGCGGTGGTCGGAGCCCAGTGGGGCGACGAGGGCAAGGGCAAGATCGTCGACTGGCTGTCGAACCGCGCCGACATGGTCGTGCGGTTCCAGGGCGGGCACAACGCAGGCCATACGCTGGTCGTGGACGGCAAGGTCTACAAGCTGGCCCTGCTGCCTTCGGGCGTGGTGCAGGGCAAACCTTCGATCATCGGCAACGGCGTCGTCGTGGATCCCTGGCATCTGGTCGGGGAGATCGAGAAGATCGAGGCGCAGGGCGTGTCGATCAATCCGGACATCCTGACCATCGCGGACAATGCCTGCCTGATCCTGCCCATTCATCCGGCTCTGGATGTGGCGCGCGAGGCGGCGGCGAACGCCGTGGGCGCGCGCATCGGGACGACGGGGCGGGGCATCGGTCCGGCCTATGAGGACAAGGTGGGCCGCCGGGCCATCCGGGTCTGCGATCTGGCCAATGCCGATGACCTAAGGGTCAAGATCGACCGGCTTCGGTCGCATCACGATCCGCTGCGCGCGGGTCTGGGTCTGGATCCGATCGATCCGGAAGCGCTTCTGGCGCAACTGCTGGAGATCGCGCCGAAGATTCTGCCCTATGTGAAGCCTGCCTGGCGGGTGCTGGACCAGGCCCAGAAGGCCGGCAAGCGGGTCCTGTTCGAGGGCGCGCAGGGCGCGTTCCTGGACGTCGACCACGGCACCTATCCCTATGTCACATCGTCGAACACGGTGGCGGGGCAGGCGGCGGCGGGGTCCGGAATCGGGCCGCGCGGCGTCGGCTATGTGCTGGGGATCGTGAAGGCCTACACGACGCGGGTCGGAGAGGGGCCGTTCGCCTGCGAGCTGAGCGACGAGGTCGGCGTGCATCTTGCGACCGTGGGGCGCGAGGTGGGCGTCAACACGGGACGGGCGCGGCGGTGCGGCTGGTTCGATGCGGTGCTGGTGCGCCAGTCTGTGGCGATCAACGGCATCGACGGCATCGCCCTGACCAAGCTGGACGTTCTGGACGGGCTGAAGACGCTGAAGATCTGCGTCGGGTACCGGGTCGGCGACGAGGTGCTGGATTACCTGCCGTCGAGCCTCCACGCCCAAGCGGCCGCCGAGCCGGTGTTCGAGGAGCTGGAGGGCTGGAGCGAGACGACCGCGGGGGCGCGCAGCTTCAAGGACCTGAACGCCAATGCGATCAAGTACGTGCGGCGGATCGAGGAGCTGATCGGGGCACCGGTGGCCCTGCTGTCGACCAGCCCCGAGCGTGACGATACCATCATGATCCGGGACCCGTTCCTGGGCTGA
- a CDS encoding RluA family pseudouridine synthase, translating to MDLPDLDPITDDQVIVVHLDAGMVGDRLDKALARALPTLSRGRLQALLAQGAVSHDGAVVTDGSSRAIPGDYDITVPPVMAAEPRAQAIPLTVLYEDADLIVIDKPAGMAAHPAPGTPDGTLVNALLHHCGATLSGIGGVARPGIVHRLDKDTSGVMVAAKSDRAHAGLSALFATHDIERTYIALTRGAPSPTLGRIETLIGRSSSDRKKMAVLKSGGRNAITDYVVQARYAVPAKPGAAPLAARVACTLQTGRTHQIRVHMASKGSPILGDATYGSGSPALSVRAAIEQSGLTRQALHAAVLGFVHPVTDEALRFETSLPADMARLEGLLAAL from the coding sequence ATGGATTTGCCCGATCTTGATCCCATTACAGATGATCAGGTGATCGTCGTTCACCTCGACGCTGGCATGGTCGGCGACCGGCTGGACAAGGCATTGGCGCGTGCCCTGCCCACCTTGTCCCGGGGGCGGCTCCAGGCCTTGCTGGCCCAGGGTGCCGTGTCACATGACGGCGCTGTCGTCACGGACGGGTCGTCGCGGGCGATCCCTGGCGACTATGACATCACCGTTCCGCCGGTCATGGCGGCCGAACCCCGGGCCCAGGCCATCCCGCTGACGGTCCTCTATGAAGACGCCGACCTCATTGTCATCGACAAGCCTGCCGGCATGGCCGCGCACCCCGCGCCGGGCACGCCCGATGGCACTTTGGTCAATGCCCTGCTCCATCACTGCGGCGCGACCCTGTCGGGAATCGGCGGCGTGGCGCGGCCCGGCATCGTCCACCGGCTGGACAAGGACACCTCCGGCGTCATGGTCGCCGCCAAGTCCGACCGCGCCCACGCTGGACTGTCCGCCCTGTTCGCGACCCATGACATCGAGCGCACCTATATCGCCCTGACCCGTGGTGCCCCGTCCCCCACCCTGGGCCGAATCGAAACCCTGATCGGCCGCTCGTCATCCGACCGAAAGAAGATGGCGGTGCTGAAGTCGGGCGGCCGAAATGCCATCACCGACTATGTGGTCCAGGCACGATACGCCGTGCCCGCCAAGCCGGGTGCCGCTCCGCTCGCCGCCCGTGTCGCCTGCACGTTGCAGACCGGCCGCACCCATCAGATCCGGGTGCACATGGCCTCGAAGGGGTCTCCCATCCTCGGGGATGCGACCTACGGATCGGGCAGTCCGGCCCTCAGCGTACGCGCCGCGATCGAGCAGTCGGGACTGACCCGCCAGGCCCTGCACGCGGCTGTGCTGGGCTTCGTCCATCCCGTGACGGACGAGGCGCTGCGTTTCGAGACCTCGCTGCCGGCGGACATGGCCCGGCTTGAAGGATTGCTGGCGGCCCTCTGA
- a CDS encoding DnaJ C-terminal domain-containing protein — MAGDPYKELGVSRGASAAEIKAAFRKLAKELHPDKNPGDAKAEERFKRASAAFDILSDPEKKAQYDAGRIDADGQQKYGGGYGGGAPGGSSGGFGGFGAGGPGGRAAFEDIDLEEIFGRFGGGGTARGPGRGMGRGQDVRATLEISLEDSIGGATRRIQFSDGRTLDVTIPKGATSGQTIRLRGQGAPGRTEAGDALIELKIATHPVFKVDGADLTMDLPISVPDAVLGGKVECPTPDGTVSVTVPKGSNSGQTLRLKGKGAFAGGSRGDLKARLIVTLPETVDPILQRIAEDWRNSRPYRPGKS, encoded by the coding sequence GTGGCGGGTGATCCCTACAAGGAACTGGGCGTGTCCAGGGGGGCGAGCGCCGCCGAGATCAAGGCCGCGTTCCGCAAGCTGGCCAAGGAACTGCATCCCGACAAGAACCCCGGCGACGCCAAGGCCGAGGAACGGTTCAAGCGCGCGTCGGCGGCTTTCGACATCCTGAGCGATCCCGAGAAGAAGGCGCAGTACGACGCCGGCCGGATCGATGCCGACGGTCAGCAGAAATACGGCGGCGGCTATGGCGGCGGCGCTCCGGGCGGATCGAGCGGCGGTTTCGGCGGCTTCGGCGCAGGCGGACCCGGCGGACGGGCCGCGTTCGAGGACATCGACCTGGAGGAAATCTTCGGCCGGTTCGGCGGCGGTGGAACCGCGCGGGGACCGGGTCGCGGGATGGGGCGCGGGCAGGACGTGCGCGCCACCCTGGAGATCAGCCTGGAGGACTCCATCGGCGGGGCGACGCGCCGGATCCAGTTCTCGGACGGGCGGACGCTGGACGTCACCATCCCGAAGGGAGCCACCAGCGGCCAGACGATCCGGCTGCGCGGACAGGGCGCGCCGGGACGGACCGAGGCGGGCGATGCCCTGATCGAACTGAAGATCGCGACCCATCCGGTCTTCAAGGTGGACGGTGCGGACCTGACCATGGACCTGCCGATTTCGGTGCCCGACGCGGTGCTGGGCGGCAAGGTCGAGTGCCCGACGCCGGACGGGACGGTGTCGGTGACGGTGCCCAAGGGTTCGAACTCGGGCCAGACGCTGAGGCTTAAGGGCAAGGGGGCCTTTGCGGGCGGATCGCGCGGCGACCTGAAGGCGCGACTGATCGTGACCTTGCCCGAGACCGTCGATCCGATATTGCAACGGATCGCGGAGGACTGGCGCAACAGCCGTCCCTACAGGCCCGGGAAGAGCTGA
- the rpoH gene encoding RNA polymerase sigma factor RpoH, producing the protein MAAMKSLAVMSPEQGLSRYLTEIRKFPMLTKDEEFMLAKRWSEHQDSESAHRLVTSHLRLVAKIAMGYRGYGLPIGEVISEGNVGLMQAVKKFDPDKGFRLATYAMWWIRASIQEYILRSWSLVKMGTTAAQKKLFFNLRKAKSQISAFEEGDLRPEHLAAIATKLGVSEEEVTNMNRRLGGDASLNAPLRVDGESEWQDWLSDDNAVSQETALADSEEKSLRMGLLQEAMGELTEREKHILTERRLKDDPVTLEELAGQYGVSRERVRQIEVRAFEKLQKAMRAAAEERNLVDA; encoded by the coding sequence ATGGCTGCAATGAAATCACTCGCGGTGATGTCGCCTGAACAGGGGCTGTCGCGCTATCTGACGGAAATCCGCAAGTTTCCGATGCTGACCAAGGACGAGGAGTTCATGCTCGCCAAGCGCTGGTCCGAGCATCAGGACTCTGAAAGCGCCCACCGCCTGGTCACATCCCACCTTCGTCTCGTCGCCAAGATCGCCATGGGCTATCGCGGCTACGGCCTCCCGATCGGCGAGGTGATCTCCGAAGGCAACGTCGGCCTGATGCAGGCCGTGAAGAAATTCGATCCGGACAAGGGCTTCCGCCTGGCGACCTACGCCATGTGGTGGATCCGCGCCTCGATCCAGGAATACATCCTGCGCAGCTGGTCGCTCGTGAAGATGGGCACCACCGCCGCGCAGAAGAAGCTCTTCTTCAACCTGCGCAAGGCCAAGAGCCAGATCTCGGCCTTCGAGGAAGGCGACCTGCGCCCTGAGCATCTGGCCGCCATCGCCACCAAGCTGGGCGTGTCAGAGGAAGAGGTCACCAACATGAACCGCCGCCTCGGCGGGGACGCGTCGCTGAACGCGCCCCTGCGGGTCGACGGGGAAAGCGAATGGCAGGATTGGCTGTCGGACGACAACGCGGTGTCCCAGGAAACGGCCCTGGCCGATTCCGAGGAGAAGTCGCTGCGCATGGGACTGCTTCAGGAAGCCATGGGCGAGCTGACCGAGCGCGAGAAGCACATCCTGACCGAGCGCCGTCTCAAGGACGACCCGGTTACTCTGGAAGAGCTGGCCGGCCAGTATGGCGTCAGCCGCGAACGCGTGCGTCAGATCGAGGTCCGGGCCTTCGAGAAGCTGCAAAAGGCCATGCGTGCCGCGGCCGAGGAACGGAACCTCGTGGACGCCTGA